A region of Streptomyces sp. TG1A-60 DNA encodes the following proteins:
- the purS gene encoding phosphoribosylformylglycinamidine synthase subunit PurS, with translation MARVVVDVMLKPEILDPQGQAVQRALPRLGFEGVSDVRQGKRFELEVDGPVDGAALARIHELAESFLANTVIEDFTVKVEEVAEAGK, from the coding sequence GTGGCACGCGTCGTAGTCGACGTCATGCTCAAGCCGGAGATCCTCGACCCCCAGGGCCAGGCGGTGCAGCGCGCGCTGCCGCGCCTCGGTTTCGAGGGCGTCTCCGACGTACGTCAGGGAAAGCGATTCGAACTGGAAGTTGACGGACCGGTGGACGGCGCCGCGCTCGCCCGCATCCACGAACTGGCGGAATCCTTCCTGGCCAACACCGTGATCGAGGACTTCACCGTCAAGGTGGAGGAAGTCGCGGAGGCCGGAAAGTGA
- the purQ gene encoding phosphoribosylformylglycinamidine synthase subunit PurQ → MTARIGVVTFPGSLDDRDTQRAIRLAGAEPVPLWHKDKDLHQVDAVVLCGGFSYGDYLRAGAIARFSPVMEPLIEQAKAGLPLLGICNGFQILTEAHLLPGAMLGNDHLHFICRDQKLRVENADTSWTTDYESGQEIHIPLKNMDGRYVADAYTLDKLEAEGRVAFRYLDFNPNGSLRDIAGISNEAGNVVGLMPHPEHAVEPLIGSGRTDGLPFFTSILKKLVNA, encoded by the coding sequence GTGACCGCTCGTATTGGCGTCGTCACCTTTCCCGGGAGCCTGGACGACCGGGACACGCAGCGCGCGATCCGCCTCGCGGGCGCCGAACCGGTTCCCCTCTGGCACAAGGACAAGGACCTCCACCAGGTCGACGCCGTGGTGCTGTGCGGCGGTTTCTCCTACGGTGACTATCTGCGCGCCGGAGCCATCGCGCGCTTCTCGCCGGTGATGGAGCCCCTCATCGAGCAGGCGAAGGCCGGACTGCCGCTCCTCGGCATCTGCAACGGCTTCCAGATCCTCACCGAGGCCCACCTCCTCCCCGGCGCGATGCTCGGCAACGACCACCTCCACTTCATCTGCCGCGACCAGAAGCTGCGGGTGGAGAACGCGGACACCTCCTGGACCACCGACTACGAGTCCGGGCAGGAGATCCACATCCCGCTGAAGAACATGGACGGCCGGTACGTCGCCGACGCGTACACGCTCGACAAGCTGGAGGCGGAGGGCCGGGTCGCGTTCCGCTACCTGGACTTCAACCCCAACGGCTCGCTCCGGGACATCGCCGGCATCTCCAACGAGGCCGGCAACGTCGTGGGCCTCATGCCCCACCCGGAGCACGCCGTCGAGCCCCTCATCGGGTCCGGCCGCACCGACGGCCTCCCCTTCTTCACCTCGATTCTCAAGAAGCTGGTCAACGCATGA
- a CDS encoding ABC transporter ATP-binding protein, translating into MKTNGRKGVNTLDHENVIEVTGLRRVYGGGFEAVRGISFSVGRGELFALLGTNGAGKTSTVELLEGLAPPSGGRVRVLGHDPYGERAAVRPRIGVMLQEGGFPSELTVAETVRMWAGCTSGARPVGEALEMVGLARRAAVRVKQLSGGEKRRLDLALALLGRPEVLFLDEPTTGLDAEGRQDTWELVRELRDGGTTVLLTTHYLEEAEGLADRLAILHEGGVAATGTPAEVTASQPSRISFELPTGYFLGDLPPLGELGVTVHEEDGRVVVLRTNELQRAATGLLLWAERARVELRRLEVRSASLEEAFLRIARESAEAARTGTESRTGTGSRKDGVAA; encoded by the coding sequence ATGAAAACGAACGGGCGCAAGGGCGTGAACACCCTCGATCATGAGAACGTGATCGAGGTCACCGGCCTACGGCGCGTGTACGGGGGCGGTTTCGAGGCCGTGCGGGGGATCTCGTTCTCCGTGGGCCGGGGAGAACTCTTCGCACTGCTGGGCACCAACGGCGCGGGCAAGACCTCCACGGTCGAACTGCTGGAGGGACTCGCGCCGCCGTCCGGCGGGCGGGTGCGGGTCCTCGGGCACGACCCCTACGGGGAGCGCGCGGCCGTACGCCCCCGGATCGGCGTGATGCTGCAGGAGGGCGGCTTCCCTTCCGAACTGACCGTCGCGGAGACGGTACGGATGTGGGCGGGCTGCACCAGCGGAGCGCGGCCCGTCGGGGAGGCGCTGGAGATGGTCGGGCTCGCGCGGCGGGCCGCCGTGCGGGTCAAGCAGTTGTCCGGGGGTGAGAAGCGGCGCCTGGACCTGGCGCTCGCGCTCCTCGGGCGCCCCGAGGTGCTCTTCCTCGACGAGCCGACCACCGGGCTCGACGCGGAGGGCCGCCAGGACACGTGGGAACTGGTACGGGAGTTGCGCGACGGGGGGACGACCGTGCTGCTCACCACGCACTACCTGGAGGAGGCGGAGGGCCTGGCCGACCGGCTCGCCATCCTCCACGAGGGCGGCGTCGCCGCGACCGGCACCCCGGCCGAGGTGACCGCCTCCCAGCCATCCCGCATCTCCTTCGAGCTGCCGACCGGGTACTTCCTGGGCGATCTGCCGCCGCTCGGTGAACTGGGCGTCACCGTGCACGAGGAGGACGGCCGCGTGGTGGTCCTGCGCACGAACGAACTCCAGCGGGCGGCCACCGGACTGCTGCTGTGGGCCGAACGGGCGCGCGTCGAACTGCGGCGCCTTGAGGTGCGGTCGGCCTCGCTGGAGGAGGCGTTCCTGCGGATCGCCCGGGAGTCGGCGGAGGCAGCGCGTACGGGTACGGAATCCCGTACGGGCACGGGATCGCGCAAGGACGGGGTGGCGGCATGA
- a CDS encoding response regulator transcription factor: MTGAAEPTGAGRPVRLLLADDEHLIRGALAALLALEDDLLVVAEAASGPEALAMARAHEPDVAVLDLQMPGADGVRVATSLRAELPGCRVLIVTGHGRPGHLKRALEAGVRGFVPKTVSAQRLAEIIRTVHSGNRYVDPELAADAISSGDSPLTAREAEVLELAADGAPVTEIAERAALSQGTVRNYLSSAVSKLGVENRHAAVRLARERGWV, from the coding sequence ATGACGGGCGCAGCGGAGCCGACGGGGGCGGGGCGGCCCGTGCGGCTGCTGCTCGCCGATGACGAGCACCTGATCCGGGGGGCGCTGGCCGCGTTGCTGGCGTTGGAGGATGACCTGCTGGTGGTCGCGGAGGCGGCGAGCGGGCCTGAGGCGCTGGCGATGGCACGGGCGCACGAGCCGGATGTGGCGGTGCTGGACCTGCAGATGCCGGGGGCGGACGGTGTGAGGGTCGCCACATCGCTGCGGGCGGAACTGCCCGGCTGCCGGGTACTGATCGTCACCGGGCACGGGCGGCCCGGGCATCTGAAGCGGGCTCTTGAGGCGGGTGTGCGGGGGTTCGTCCCCAAGACCGTCAGCGCGCAGCGCCTCGCGGAGATCATCCGGACCGTGCACTCCGGGAACCGTTATGTGGACCCGGAGTTGGCGGCCGACGCCATCTCCTCCGGGGACTCGCCGCTGACCGCGCGGGAGGCCGAGGTACTCGAATTGGCCGCCGACGGCGCGCCCGTCACGGAGATCGCCGAGCGGGCCGCGCTGTCCCAGGGCACCGTCCGGAACTACCTGTCCTCGGCCGTGTCCAAGCTCGGGGTGGAAAACCGGCATGCCGCAGTGCGGCTCGCACGGGAGCGAGGTTGGGTATAG
- a CDS encoding histidine kinase, giving the protein MRGPRAWWRGKSTPAKVETYTRWSFHSFAVIEVAAFGLPLLSQVPLPHSGWLFALVCGHGALGATTGARALDWVRGTRAQPLRLMWALGVAGVLLGVVAFTLAGRENADDTATALGGMFGGVMIFSLGLITLGIRSRRRVLYLLAGFTGGSGALGLALGAPATDALATSVAVLVSASFFAFTSVFSVWLLRAVYELDAARETRARLAVAEERLRFGRDLHDVVGRNLAVIALKSELAVQLARRERPEAVEQMIEVQRIAQESQREVREVVRGYREADLGAELAGAQGVLEAAGIDCSVDRADAAGLPGEVQSALAWVVREGTTNVLRHGNADQCTVVLQVTKGQVVLTVENDGIRAPGEEAGDTGRSVGAGSGLTGLRERLAVVDGTLEAGPVGGEVFRVVARVPLTSAESASAAGSASTSGSASASASTGASAAAGSTVVRGIAS; this is encoded by the coding sequence ATGCGGGGGCCGAGGGCATGGTGGCGGGGAAAGAGCACGCCCGCGAAGGTGGAGACGTACACGCGGTGGTCGTTCCACTCGTTCGCGGTGATCGAGGTCGCCGCGTTCGGGCTGCCGCTCCTCAGCCAGGTGCCGCTGCCGCACTCGGGCTGGCTGTTCGCTCTGGTGTGCGGGCACGGGGCGCTCGGCGCGACGACCGGGGCGCGGGCACTCGACTGGGTACGAGGCACCCGCGCGCAGCCCCTGCGGCTGATGTGGGCGCTCGGCGTCGCCGGCGTGCTGCTCGGCGTCGTCGCGTTCACCCTCGCCGGCCGCGAGAACGCCGACGACACCGCCACCGCGCTGGGCGGGATGTTCGGCGGGGTGATGATCTTCAGCCTCGGCCTCATCACGCTCGGCATCCGCAGTCGGCGTCGCGTGCTGTACCTGCTCGCGGGTTTCACGGGCGGCTCCGGCGCCCTGGGGCTCGCCCTGGGCGCCCCCGCGACCGATGCTCTGGCCACGTCCGTGGCGGTGCTGGTCAGCGCGTCGTTCTTCGCCTTCACCTCCGTCTTCTCCGTCTGGCTCCTCAGGGCCGTCTACGAACTCGACGCCGCCCGCGAGACCCGTGCCCGGCTCGCCGTCGCCGAGGAACGGCTCCGTTTCGGGCGGGACCTGCACGACGTGGTCGGCCGCAACCTCGCGGTCATCGCCCTGAAGAGCGAGCTGGCCGTCCAGCTGGCCCGCCGGGAACGGCCCGAGGCCGTCGAGCAGATGATCGAGGTCCAGCGGATCGCGCAGGAGTCGCAGCGCGAGGTGCGCGAGGTCGTACGGGGGTACCGGGAGGCCGACCTCGGGGCCGAACTCGCCGGTGCGCAGGGCGTGTTGGAGGCGGCAGGCATCGACTGCTCGGTCGACCGCGCGGACGCCGCCGGGCTGCCCGGCGAGGTGCAGTCCGCGCTCGCCTGGGTGGTGCGGGAGGGGACGACGAACGTGCTGCGGCACGGGAACGCCGATCAGTGCACGGTGGTGTTGCAGGTGACGAAGGGGCAGGTGGTGCTGACCGTGGAGAACGACGGGATACGGGCCCCCGGCGAGGAGGCAGGGGACACCGGGCGTTCCGTCGGCGCCGGGTCCGGGCTCACCGGCCTGCGGGAGCGGCTGGCGGTGGTGGACGGGACGCTGGAGGCGGGGCCGGTGGGCGGGGAGGTGTTCCGGGTGGTGGCCCGGGTACCGCTGACCTCGGCGGAGTCGGCGTCCGCCGCGGGCTCGGCTTCCACCTCGGGCTCGGCTTCGGCTTCGGCTTCGACGGGTGCGTCGGCCGCGGCCGGCTCGACGGTCGTACGGGGGATCGCGTCATGA
- a CDS encoding sterol carrier family protein codes for MPPARNRPRSHDPARTRNAVLAQFGNVGEAVGTLTAEQFALPTRLGAWTVRDLAAHLTRAVESVSRALERPEPAKAELNPLDHASATAAYAEAIAEDSHTLAEADPDITALYTRVGQRITAALATVGAGRVIDTRAGGMMLDDYLLTRTIELVVHTDDLNTAVPGLDIPYDRHALATCVRLLADTLAARAPGGATEVRIPPYAVVQCVEGPRHTRGTPPNVVETDPMTWIRLATGRLEWAVALDEAKVSASGERADLSRLLPLMG; via the coding sequence ATGCCCCCGGCCAGGAACCGCCCCCGCAGCCACGACCCCGCCAGGACACGCAATGCCGTGCTGGCCCAGTTCGGGAACGTAGGGGAGGCGGTGGGCACCCTCACCGCCGAGCAGTTCGCCCTGCCGACCCGGCTCGGGGCGTGGACCGTGCGGGACCTGGCCGCGCACCTCACCAGGGCCGTCGAGAGCGTCAGCCGCGCCCTGGAGCGGCCCGAGCCCGCGAAGGCGGAGCTGAACCCGCTCGACCACGCCTCCGCGACCGCCGCGTACGCCGAGGCCATCGCCGAGGACAGCCACACCCTCGCCGAGGCCGACCCCGACATCACCGCCCTTTACACCCGGGTCGGGCAGCGGATCACGGCCGCGCTGGCCACCGTCGGAGCGGGCCGGGTCATCGACACCCGCGCCGGCGGCATGATGCTCGACGACTACCTGCTCACCCGCACCATCGAACTCGTCGTCCACACCGACGACCTGAACACCGCCGTCCCCGGCCTTGACATCCCGTACGACCGGCACGCCCTCGCCACCTGCGTCCGGCTGCTCGCCGACACCCTCGCCGCGCGGGCGCCCGGTGGTGCGACGGAGGTGCGGATCCCGCCGTACGCCGTCGTGCAGTGCGTGGAGGGGCCGAGGCACACCCGGGGCACCCCGCCGAACGTCGTCGAGACGGACCCGATGACCTGGATCCGCCTCGCCACCGGCCGCCTGGAGTGGGCGGTCGCCCTGGACGAGGCGAAGGTCAGCGCGAGCGGCGAACGGGCCGACCTGAGCAGGCTGCTTCCCCTGATGGGCTGA
- a CDS encoding phosphoribosylaminoimidazolesuccinocarboxamide synthase translates to MSGFVEKPEPIQVPGLVHLHTGKVRELYQNEAGDLVMVASDRTSAFDWVLPTEIPDKGRVLTQLSLWWFDQLADLVPNHVLSTELPPDAPADWAGRTLVCKSLLMVPVEAVARGYLTGSGLAEYRETRTVCGLALPEGLVDGSELPAPIFTPATKAAVGEHDENVSYEEVARQVGAEAAAQLRQVTLAVYSRAREIARDRGIILADTKFEFGYEDDTLVLADEVLTPDSSRFWPADLWEPGHAQPSFDKQFVRDWLTSAESGWDRRSEQPPPPLPEEIVAATRAKYVEAYERLTGMSWS, encoded by the coding sequence GTGTCCGGATTCGTAGAAAAGCCCGAGCCGATCCAGGTTCCGGGCCTGGTGCATCTGCACACCGGCAAGGTGCGCGAGCTGTACCAGAACGAGGCGGGCGACCTCGTGATGGTCGCCAGCGACCGAACGTCCGCGTTCGACTGGGTCCTGCCGACGGAGATCCCCGACAAGGGGCGCGTCCTCACGCAGCTGTCCCTCTGGTGGTTCGACCAGCTCGCCGACCTGGTCCCGAACCACGTTCTGAGCACCGAACTCCCGCCGGACGCCCCCGCCGACTGGGCGGGCCGCACCCTCGTCTGCAAGTCGTTGCTGATGGTCCCGGTGGAGGCGGTCGCCCGCGGCTATCTCACGGGTTCGGGCCTCGCCGAGTACCGGGAGACCCGTACGGTCTGCGGCCTCGCTCTTCCCGAGGGCCTGGTCGACGGTTCGGAGCTGCCGGCGCCGATCTTCACCCCGGCCACGAAGGCCGCCGTCGGCGAGCACGACGAGAACGTGTCGTACGAGGAGGTCGCCCGCCAGGTCGGCGCGGAGGCCGCCGCCCAGCTGCGCCAGGTGACCCTCGCCGTGTACAGCCGCGCCCGGGAGATCGCACGCGACCGGGGCATCATCCTCGCCGACACCAAGTTCGAGTTCGGCTACGAGGACGACACCCTGGTCCTGGCCGACGAGGTCCTCACCCCGGACTCCTCCCGCTTCTGGCCGGCCGACCTGTGGGAGCCGGGTCACGCCCAGCCGTCCTTCGACAAGCAGTTCGTCCGGGACTGGCTGACCTCCGCCGAGTCCGGGTGGGACCGCAGGAGCGAGCAGCCCCCGCCGCCGCTGCCCGAGGAGATCGTCGCCGCGACCCGGGCGAAGTACGTGGAGGCGTACGAACGTCTGACGGGCATGAGCTGGAGCTAG
- a CDS encoding Lsr2 family protein: MAQRVVVTISDDIDGSEAAETIAFGLDGKSYEIDLNEANARKLRKALAPYVEAGRKRSRSGKAYKQTQVAPDPAAVRAWAQANKLEVPARGRIPKRVYEAFAEAQ; the protein is encoded by the coding sequence GTGGCGCAGCGTGTCGTGGTCACCATCTCCGACGACATCGACGGCTCGGAAGCGGCGGAGACGATCGCCTTCGGACTCGACGGCAAGTCGTACGAGATCGACCTGAACGAAGCCAATGCCAGGAAACTGCGTAAGGCGCTCGCGCCCTACGTGGAGGCAGGCCGCAAGCGGTCGAGGTCGGGCAAGGCCTACAAACAGACCCAGGTCGCCCCGGACCCGGCGGCAGTCCGCGCCTGGGCCCAGGCCAACAAGCTGGAGGTCCCCGCGCGCGGCCGGATCCCCAAGAGGGTCTACGAGGCCTTCGCCGAGGCGCAGTAG
- a CDS encoding N,N-dimethylformamidase beta subunit family domain-containing protein, producing MGSEDHIRRWESGALAHAVTDPFGQGPVPWLRGNVTYFDDTGQVVPWYVDPGPPESGAPAKGARVPAPRTPAGPRSADDVHRQIKGFTATGAAAPGESIDFHITVDPPQEFGVDIYRIGHYGGDGAAKITTSPRLSGIVQPPPLTADRTVSCHHWWLSWRLQIPTYWNVGAYVAVLTTADGYRSHVPFTIRDDRQADLLLLLPDITWQAYNLYPEDGRTGASLYHAWDEDGRLLGESEAATTVSFDRPYAGAGLPLHVGHAYDFIRWAERYGYDLAYADARDLHSGRVDPTRYRGLVFPGHDEYWSPRMRRTAEIARETGTSLVFLSSNTMYWQVELSPSPSGVPDRLLTCRKRRGPGKPALWREIDRPEQQLIGIQYVGRVPEPHPLVVRNADHWLWDVTGAHEGDELDGMVAGEADRYFPRTPLPEHQGRILLAHSPYRDSDGIVRHQETSLYRAPSGAWVFASGTFAWSPALDRPGHVDTRVQRATANLLDRICKRD from the coding sequence ATGGGCTCGGAGGATCACATCCGCCGCTGGGAATCGGGCGCGCTCGCCCACGCCGTGACGGACCCCTTCGGCCAGGGCCCGGTCCCCTGGCTACGGGGCAATGTGACCTACTTCGACGACACCGGCCAAGTGGTCCCCTGGTACGTGGACCCGGGCCCGCCCGAGTCCGGCGCCCCGGCCAAAGGCGCCCGCGTGCCCGCCCCGCGCACCCCGGCGGGCCCGCGCTCCGCCGACGACGTGCACCGGCAGATCAAGGGCTTCACGGCAACCGGTGCCGCCGCACCCGGCGAGTCCATCGACTTCCACATCACCGTGGACCCGCCCCAGGAATTCGGCGTCGACATCTATCGCATCGGCCACTACGGCGGCGACGGCGCGGCGAAGATCACCACCAGCCCCCGCCTCTCCGGCATCGTCCAGCCGCCGCCCCTCACCGCCGACCGCACGGTCTCCTGCCACCACTGGTGGCTCTCCTGGCGGCTGCAGATCCCGACCTACTGGAACGTCGGGGCGTACGTGGCGGTCCTGACCACCGCCGACGGCTACCGCTCGCACGTGCCGTTCACCATCCGCGACGACCGCCAGGCCGACCTGCTGCTCCTGCTCCCCGACATCACCTGGCAGGCGTACAACCTGTATCCGGAGGACGGCCGTACCGGCGCCAGCCTCTACCACGCCTGGGACGAGGACGGCCGGCTGCTCGGCGAGTCCGAGGCGGCGACGACCGTCTCCTTCGACCGCCCGTACGCCGGCGCCGGCCTCCCCCTCCACGTAGGCCACGCCTACGACTTCATCCGCTGGGCCGAGCGCTACGGCTACGACCTCGCCTATGCCGACGCCCGCGACCTGCACTCCGGCCGTGTCGACCCGACCCGCTACCGGGGGCTGGTCTTCCCGGGGCACGACGAGTACTGGTCGCCGCGGATGCGCCGCACCGCCGAGATCGCCCGCGAGACCGGCACGTCGCTGGTCTTTCTCTCCTCCAACACCATGTACTGGCAGGTGGAGTTGAGTCCGTCCCCGTCCGGTGTCCCCGACCGCCTGCTCACCTGCCGAAAACGCCGGGGCCCCGGAAAACCTGCCCTCTGGCGCGAGATCGACCGCCCTGAACAGCAGTTGATCGGCATCCAGTACGTGGGCCGGGTCCCAGAACCCCACCCCCTGGTCGTACGCAACGCCGACCACTGGCTCTGGGACGTGACCGGCGCCCACGAGGGCGACGAACTGGACGGCATGGTCGCCGGCGAGGCCGACCGCTACTTCCCGCGCACCCCGCTCCCCGAGCACCAGGGCCGTATCCTCCTCGCCCACTCCCCGTACCGGGACAGCGACGGGATCGTCCGCCACCAGGAGACCTCCCTCTACCGAGCCCCCTCCGGTGCCTGGGTCTTCGCGTCCGGCACGTTCGCCTGGTCCCCGGCCCTGGACCGTCCGGGCCATGTCGACACCCGTGTCCAGCGAGCCACCGCGAACCTCCTGGACCGCATCTGCAAGCGTGACTGA
- a CDS encoding ABC transporter permease: MSTTTGTAKGTDPAPVVAAGTTTLKSRMTALARAELTLLGRSRATLFTALFVPLLLPLTVRSATDEMDLGEAGLSVGTVMLPAAIGFSLLFAIYTALTNIYVVRREELVLKRLRTGELRDPEILAGAALPAAGIGLAQCVLLAVGCTVLLDLGAPPAPHLAVLGVLLGVAMCVALAAVTAGLSRTAESAQVTCLPLMFVSLLGSGITVPLEVLPDRVASFLELLPLSPVITLVRGGWTGDLSAYDALGAVATALAWTVLAVFAVRRWFRWEPRR; the protein is encoded by the coding sequence ATGAGCACGACCACGGGTACGGCGAAGGGGACGGACCCGGCGCCGGTCGTCGCGGCCGGGACGACGACCCTCAAGAGCCGGATGACCGCGCTCGCCCGCGCCGAGCTGACACTGCTGGGGCGCAGCCGGGCCACGCTGTTCACGGCGTTGTTCGTGCCGCTGTTGCTGCCGCTCACTGTGCGGTCGGCGACGGACGAGATGGACCTGGGCGAGGCGGGGCTGAGCGTCGGGACCGTCATGCTCCCCGCCGCCATCGGCTTCTCCCTGCTCTTCGCGATCTACACGGCACTGACCAACATCTACGTCGTACGCCGTGAGGAACTCGTCCTGAAGCGGCTGCGGACCGGTGAGCTGCGCGACCCGGAGATCCTGGCCGGGGCCGCGCTGCCCGCCGCCGGCATCGGGCTCGCGCAGTGCGTGCTCCTCGCGGTCGGCTGCACGGTCCTGCTGGACCTCGGGGCGCCGCCCGCGCCGCATCTGGCCGTGCTGGGTGTGCTGCTGGGCGTCGCCATGTGCGTGGCGCTGGCGGCGGTCACGGCGGGCCTCAGCCGTACCGCCGAGAGCGCGCAGGTCACCTGCCTGCCGCTGATGTTCGTCTCGCTGCTCGGGTCGGGCATCACCGTGCCGCTCGAAGTGCTGCCCGACCGCGTGGCGTCCTTCCTCGAGCTGCTGCCCCTGTCCCCCGTCATCACGCTGGTACGGGGCGGCTGGACGGGCGACCTGTCCGCCTACGACGCCTTGGGCGCCGTCGCCACCGCGCTGGCCTGGACCGTGCTCGCGGTGTTTGCTGTACGGCGGTGGTTCCGCTGGGAACCGCGCCGATGA
- the purL gene encoding phosphoribosylformylglycinamidine synthase subunit PurL, producing MSRTPLDTVEHAAATPDVELPWAELGLKKDEYERVVEILGRRPTGAELAMYSVMWSEHCSYKSSKVHLRQFGEKAPQSDALLVGIGENAGVVDVGQGYAVTFKVESHNHPSYVEPYQGAATGVGGIVRDIIAMGARPVAVVDPLRFGAADHPDTKRVLPGVVAGIGGYGNCLGLPNIGGEVVFDACYQGNPLVNAGAIGVMRHEDIHLAKASGAGNKVILYGARTGGDGIGGASILASETFDDAKPSKRPAVQVGDPFQEKLLIECTLEAFQEKLVVGIQDLGAAGLSCATSELASNGSGGMRVTLDDVPLRDSTLSPEEILMSESQERMCAVVEPEKVDRFLAICDKWDVIATVIGEVTDGDRLEIYWHGGKIVDVDPRTVAHDGPVYERPYARPEWQDALQADDANKLPRPATGEELKDQVLKLVASPNQASKSWITSQYDHFVQGNTVLAQPEDSGMIRVDEESGLGVAIATDGNGRYAKLDPYHGAQLALAEAYRNVATTGAKPLAVSDCLNFGSPEDPAVMWQFAEAVRGLADACQQLGTPVTGGNVSLYNQTGEVAIHPTPVVAVLGVIDDVARRTPVAFQEEGQLLYLLGDTREEFGGSAWSQVVHDHLGGLPPRVDLERERLLAEILISASRDGMIDSAHDLSDGGLIQAVVESALLGGKGARLIVPDGLDAFTFLLSESAGRAVVAVPRSEEVRFNDMCGARGLPTTRIGVVDGGSVDVQGEFVLTLDELRTAHEGTVPALLA from the coding sequence ATGAGCCGGACGCCTCTGGACACGGTCGAGCACGCGGCCGCGACCCCCGACGTCGAGCTGCCCTGGGCCGAACTGGGCCTGAAGAAGGACGAGTACGAGCGGGTCGTGGAGATCCTCGGCCGCCGGCCCACCGGTGCCGAGCTCGCCATGTACTCCGTCATGTGGTCCGAGCACTGCTCCTACAAGTCCTCGAAGGTCCACCTCCGCCAGTTCGGAGAGAAGGCCCCGCAGTCCGACGCCCTGCTCGTCGGCATCGGCGAGAACGCCGGTGTCGTGGACGTCGGCCAGGGCTACGCGGTCACCTTCAAGGTCGAGTCGCACAACCACCCCTCGTACGTCGAGCCCTACCAGGGCGCGGCCACGGGCGTCGGCGGCATCGTCCGCGACATCATCGCGATGGGCGCCCGCCCGGTCGCCGTGGTCGACCCGCTGCGCTTCGGCGCCGCCGACCACCCCGACACCAAGCGCGTCCTCCCGGGCGTCGTCGCCGGCATCGGCGGCTACGGCAACTGCCTCGGCCTGCCGAACATCGGCGGCGAGGTCGTCTTCGACGCCTGCTACCAGGGAAACCCGCTGGTCAACGCCGGGGCCATCGGCGTCATGCGGCACGAGGACATCCACCTCGCCAAGGCCTCCGGCGCGGGCAACAAGGTCATCCTCTACGGGGCCCGCACGGGCGGCGACGGCATCGGTGGCGCCTCGATCCTGGCGAGCGAGACCTTCGACGACGCGAAGCCCTCCAAGCGTCCCGCCGTCCAGGTCGGCGACCCCTTCCAGGAGAAGCTCCTCATCGAGTGCACCCTGGAGGCCTTCCAGGAGAAGCTGGTCGTCGGCATCCAGGACCTCGGCGCGGCCGGCCTGTCCTGCGCCACCTCCGAGCTGGCCTCCAACGGCTCCGGCGGCATGCGCGTGACCCTGGACGACGTACCCCTGCGCGACTCCACACTCTCGCCCGAGGAAATCCTCATGAGCGAGTCGCAGGAACGCATGTGCGCGGTCGTCGAGCCGGAAAAGGTCGACCGCTTCCTCGCGATCTGTGACAAGTGGGACGTCATCGCCACCGTCATCGGCGAGGTCACCGACGGCGACCGCCTGGAGATCTACTGGCACGGCGGCAAGATCGTCGACGTCGACCCGCGCACGGTCGCGCACGACGGCCCCGTCTACGAGCGCCCGTACGCCCGCCCCGAGTGGCAGGACGCGCTCCAGGCGGACGACGCGAACAAGCTGCCGCGCCCCGCGACCGGCGAGGAACTGAAGGACCAGGTCCTGAAGCTGGTGGCCTCCCCGAACCAGGCCTCCAAGTCCTGGATCACCAGCCAGTACGACCACTTCGTGCAGGGCAACACGGTCCTCGCCCAGCCCGAGGACTCCGGCATGATCCGTGTCGACGAGGAGAGCGGCCTGGGCGTCGCCATCGCGACGGACGGCAACGGCCGGTACGCGAAACTGGACCCGTACCACGGCGCCCAGCTGGCCCTGGCGGAGGCGTACCGCAATGTCGCCACCACCGGCGCCAAGCCCCTCGCGGTCTCCGACTGCCTGAACTTCGGCTCGCCCGAGGACCCGGCGGTCATGTGGCAGTTCGCCGAGGCCGTACGCGGTCTCGCGGACGCCTGCCAACAGCTGGGCACCCCGGTGACCGGCGGCAACGTCTCCCTCTACAACCAGACGGGCGAGGTGGCCATCCACCCCACCCCGGTCGTCGCGGTCCTGGGCGTCATCGACGACGTCGCCCGGCGCACGCCGGTCGCCTTCCAGGAGGAGGGCCAACTGCTCTACCTCCTCGGCGACACCCGTGAGGAGTTCGGCGGCTCGGCCTGGTCCCAGGTCGTCCACGACCACCTCGGCGGTCTGCCCCCGCGGGTCGACCTGGAGCGCGAGCGACTGCTGGCCGAGATCCTGATCTCCGCCTCCCGCGACGGCATGATCGACTCCGCGCACGACCTGTCCGACGGCGGTCTGATCCAGGCCGTGGTCGAGTCGGCCCTGCTCGGCGGCAAGGGCGCCCGCCTGATCGTCCCGGACGGCCTGGACGCGTTCACCTTCCTGCTGTCGGAGTCGGCCGGCCGCGCCGTCGTGGCGGTCCCCCGCTCCGAGGAGGTCCGCTTCAACGACATGTGCGGCGCGAGGGGCCTGCCGACCACACGCATCGGCGTGGTCGACGGTGGCTCGGTCGACGTCCAGGGCGAGTTCGTGCTGACGCTGGACGAGCTGCGGACCGCTCACGAGGGCACTGTCCCGGCGCTGCTGGCGTAG